The proteins below come from a single Anguilla rostrata isolate EN2019 chromosome 3, ASM1855537v3, whole genome shotgun sequence genomic window:
- the map3k19 gene encoding mitogen-activated protein kinase kinase kinase 19 isoform X5 — MRQEYQELEGRSSRGTSLPSLWDRGRRSVKLCTLDTGQDRLKTKGRYCLPAPPRPAGKGDPIPPNLTGPHPPQLTQSAPVLAEPLLDSGSLLRVRAHIQTRLVRSEPDAETHRRKRPLPALIARPVRTPKLLAPLVSGQREEAMMLGCKHPLPLKPIGLLPLTSVSKARRERLAWRVTHGPHRARGGGSEGSSSSSVSSQGSLDLEEEEEEEEETEEKEETSEGTGVSVNQPTGSKEVPPGTVACASFALDLLPTLQPFVGANHETADFSGKQGAIDDCMEDRGSIISSADRTEDCEVLFGAARSELAHGLGSELPERMGNSTDVNKTEHSIDSVSEKSQTALEQRLTGSPFPEKNADTVTETTSAYDLKSQCTADTNQLGLRVVNITVSESGAIPEEKSNPSKTHHIKDKGNHTPFQTNQSFNILAHKDHNRFTRKSKSNQRTTSRAAHLKGNIGNPPDLTVGGEATAKPSAPRTSHPKASQKTTTLLLRNRSAEQLRPVTKRSGTDRGSTNKLEVLARKQPLQRDLKCTRQPKKVATPRAKSAVDFVTYSDMFQEINQGDNGPAIYEMFATPVYDNLRMSTSRARASPRQVQSAPPRKNLGRRNQKHFKPLESSRKKKTQRSSPASGKSKKRSDVLPRGKPRTPLASEDEEENIVFISGLNWQIKTAKSELIFNEADTENESCVEGQEEQNLSAIEEVLSNYLSETLVNHAATGSENPSTSPEPQEKTHQQTLNDHLSVQDEGPAGNSLQNDSECEKPKSSRSPSFPRQPKRNTWTSGSSDRTMSPMFRKYLDVAGEGPLTDDLLQCLAKELISLEEREVTLQPENRFYSSSQRGIQEVSQAEKGHPLPEVTVSGAKLPSCLQGVTSSRECSAAESPTEGAVLWTKGEVLGRGAYGTVYCGLTDQGQLIAVKQVALDNSDQATAAREYRRLQDEVDLLKTLCHVNIVGFLGTTLQDNVVSIFMEYVPGGSIASIIHRFGPLPERVLSLYTQQILEGVAYLHENRVIHRDLKGNNVMLMPTGVVKLIDFGCARRLSCLSHSSSNGELLRSVHGTPFWMAPEVINETGHGRKSDIWSVGCTVFEMATGRPPLAHMDKIAALFYIGARRGLMPTLPDEFSEDAKNFVQACLTSDQRDRPSAQELLLHPFIPSRPRASSSS, encoded by the exons ATGAGGCAAGAGTACCAGGAACTGGAGGGGAGAAGCAG TCGGGGCACGTCTCTACCCAGCCTGTGGGATAGGGGCAGGAGGAGCGTCAAACTGTGCACTTTGGACACGGGACAGGACCGGTTGAAGACGAAGGGACGCTACTGCCTACCTGCGCCCCCCAGGCCTGCAGGAAAGGGTGACCCCATACCCCCCAACCTAACAGGACCGCACCCTCCCCAGTTGACCCAGTCTGCCCCTGTCCTGGCAGAACCACTGCTGGACTCCGGTTCCCTGCTTCGGGTTCGAGcccacatacaaacaa GACTTGTGCGAAGTGAGCCTGATGCAGAAACCCACAGGAGAAAG CGACCGCTGCCCGCTCTGATTGCCAGACCAGTAAGGACTCCCAAACTCCTGGCGCCCCTGGTCAGTGGGCAGAGGGAGGAAGCCATGATGCTGGGTTGCAAGCACCCTCTGCCCCTCAAACCCATTGGCTTGCTGCCCCTGACCTCTGTGTCCAAGGCCAGGAGGGAGAGACTGGCCTGGAGGGTCACCCACGGGCCTCACAGggcccggggtggggggagcgagGGGAGTAGCTCCAGCAGCGTGAGCAGTCAGGGCTCTCTGGActtggaggaggaagaagaggaggaggaggaaacagaggagaaagaggagaccAGTGAGGGCACAGGGGTCTCAGTAAACCAGCCAACGGGAAGCAAAGAGGTGCCCCCCGGCACAGTAGCCTGTGCAAGTTTTGCCTTGGACTTGCTGCCAACTCTACAGCCTTTTGTTGGAGCGAACCATGAGACTGCAGATTTCTCTGGAAAACAAGGGGCTATTGATGACTGTATGGAGGACAGAGGATCCATTATATCGAGTGCTGACAGGACAGAAGACTGTGAGGTGCTGTTTGGAGCAGCCCGGTCAGAGTTAGCACACGGTTTGGGCTCTGAGCTTCCGGAAAGGATGGGCAACAGCACAGATGTTAACAAGACTGAACACTCAATAGACAGTGTTTCAGAAAAGAGTCAAACTGCTCTAGAACAGAGGCTCACAGGCTCTCCGTTTCCAGAGAAAAACGCAGACACTGTGACAGAAACAACCAGCGCTTATGATCTGAAATCCCAATGCACCGCAGACACTAATCAACTTGGTTTACGTGTGGTGAACATCACAGTGTCTGAGTCTGGTGCAATTCCAGAGGAAAAGAGCAATCCTAGCAAGACCCATCACATCAAAGACAAAGGAAATCACACTCCCTTCCAGACTAATCAGTCTTTCAACATCCTGGCTCACAAAGATCACAACCGCTTTACCAGGAAGTCCAAAAGCAACCAGAGGACCACATCCAGAGCAGCACATCTCAAAGGCAACATCGGAAATCCTCCAGATCTCACAGTCGGCGGAGAGGCAACTGCAAAACCATCTGCGCCCAGGACAAGTCACCCAAAGGCCAGCCAGAAAACCACAACTCTTCTTCTGCGAAACAGATCAGCGGAGCAACTTCGACCGGTCACGAAAAGGTCTGGTACGGACAGGGGGAGCACAAATAAACTGGAAGTCCTGGCCCGAAAGCAGCCCCTACAGCGGGACCTGAAGTGTACCCGGCAGCCTAAGAAAGTGGCAACACCAAGAGCCAAATCGGCTGTGGATTTTGTCACCTACAGCGACATGTTCCAAGAGATCAACCAAGGAGACAATGGGCCCGCGATTTACGAGATGTTCGCCACCCCCGTCTACGACAACCTCCGCATGTCCACCTCACGTGCGAGAGCCAGTCCCAGGCAAGtgcagtctgccccccccaggAAGAACCTGGGCCGAAGAAACCAGAAACACTTCAAACCTCTGGAGAGCAGTCGGAAGAAAAAAACGCAGAGGTCTAGCCCTGCCAGCGGCAAGAGCAAAAAGAGGAGTGACGTTCTGCCGAGAGGAAAGCCTCGCACGCCCTTAGCTAGTGAAGACGAAGAGGAGAACATCGTCTTCATTTCCGGCCTTAACTGGCAAATCAAGACTGCCAAGTCCGAGCTGATCTTTAACGAGGCTGACACAGAGAATGAGTCTTGTGTCGAAGGGCAGGAAGAACAGAACCTGTCCGCGATTGAGGAGGTCCTCTCAAATTACCTGTCAGAAACACTTGTCAATCATGCCGCGACTGGATCTGAAAACCCTTCCACCTCACCTGAGCCACAGGAAAAGACTCATCAACAGACCCTAAATGACCATCTATCTGTGCAGGATGAGGGACCAGCTGGAAATTCTCTGCAAAATGATAGCGAGTGTGAAAAACCCAAATCGTCACGTTCGCCATCTTTCCCAAGACAGCCGAAGCGGAACACCTGGACCTCTGGGAGCAGCGACAGGACCATGTCCCCCATGTTCAGGAAGTACCTGGATGTTGCTGGTGAGGGACCTCTGACCGATGACCTTCTGCAGTGCCTGGCCAAGGAGCTGATAtcgctggaggagagagaggtgaccCTCCAACCTGAAAACAGGTTTTATTCCTCGAGCCAGAGAGGAATACAAGAGGTTTCACAGGCAGAAAAAGGACATCCATTACCTGAG gTCACAGTGTCAGGTGCTAAGCTGCCGAGTTGTTTACAGGGAGTTACATCATCTAGAGAATGCAGTGCTGCTGAGTCACCTACAGAGGGCGCTGTCCTGTGGACTAAAGGAGAAGTGCTGGGAAGAGGAGCCTATGGAACA GTGTACTGCGGGCTGACGGACCAGGGTCAGCTGATCGCCGTCAAGCAGGTGGCCCTGGACAACTCGGACCAAGCCACGGCAGCCAGGGAGTACCGGCGCCTTCAGGACGAGGTGGACCTGCTGAAGACACTGTGCCACGTCAACATCGTGGGCTTCCTGGGCACCACCCTCCAGGACAACGTGGTGAGCATCTTCATGGAGTACGTCCCGGGCGGCTCCATCGCCAGCATCATCCACCGCTTCGGCCCGCTGCCAGAGAGGGTTCTGTCCCTCTACACCCAGCAGATACTGGAGGGGGTGGCCTACCTGCATGAGAACAGGGTCATCCACAGGGACCTGAAGGGCAACAACGTCATGCTCATGCCCACCGGCGTGGTCAAGCTCATCGACTTCGGCTGCGCCCGGCGACTGAGCTGCCTGTCGCACTCCAGCAGCAACGGCGAGCTCCTCAGGTCTGTGCACGGCACCCCCTTCTGGATGGCCCCGGAAGTGATCAACGAGACGGGCCACGGCAGGAAGTCGGACATCTGGAGCGTGGGCTGCACAGTGTTCGAGATGGCCACGGGACGCCCGCCGCTAGCACACATGGACAAAATAGCCGCTCTCTTCTACATCGGTGCCAGGAGGGGTCTGATGCCCACGCTGCCAGATGAGTTCTCAGAGGATGCCAAGAATTTTGTCCAAGCGTGTCTGACAAG TGATCAGAGAGATCGGCCATCGGCACAAGAGCTACTGCTGCACCCCTTCATCCCTTCAAGGCCCAGAGCATCCTCCTCCAGCTAG